In the genome of Candidatus Dormiibacterota bacterium, the window ATGGCGGCCGAGTCCTGCGGCATCCCCTTCCCCAGCGAGGTGATCATGCCGGTGGCCGGAGCGGTCGCCGCCGGCGCCCTGGTCGGCGGGTCGCACCTCGGCCTGGTGCCGGCGATCATCGCCGGCGCCGCCGGCAACCTGGTCGGCTCGCTGATCGCCTGGGTGCTCGCCGCCCGCTTCGGTGAGCCGCTGCTCCTCGGGCCCGGCCGCTACATCGGGATCTCGCGCTCGCACATCGACATGGCCGGCCGCTTCTTCGCGCGCCGCGGGCTGCTCGCCGTGTTCCTCGGCCGCATGCTGCCGGTGATCCGCACCTACATCTCCTTCCCCGCCGGCCTCGCCAAGGTTCCGCTGCTGCCCTTCTCGGTCCTGACCTTCGTCGGTGCCCTCCCCTGGTGCGCCGCCCTGGGGATCGCCGGCTACGAGGTGGGCGCCAACTACGACAGGGTCTCGGGGCCGATCGAGAAGGCCGCGATCGTGCTGGCGGTGCTGGTCGCCGCCGGCGTGATCGCCTGGATCGTCCGCGGCCGCAGGGCGAGCCGCAGCGCCGGCTGAGCCGGCTCAGATCGCGGCGCTGGGCGGCG includes:
- a CDS encoding DedA family protein — translated: MSGGIGGFVRDFVENHGLAAVFGLMAAESCGIPFPSEVIMPVAGAVAAGALVGGSHLGLVPAIIAGAAGNLVGSLIAWVLAARFGEPLLLGPGRYIGISRSHIDMAGRFFARRGLLAVFLGRMLPVIRTYISFPAGLAKVPLLPFSVLTFVGALPWCAALGIAGYEVGANYDRVSGPIEKAAIVLAVLVAAGVIAWIVRGRRASRSAG